AGATTGGCTTTGGCGAGTTTGAGCATCTCAGGCGTCATGTCCACTCCTATCACTTTACCCCTTGGCCCGGCCAACGGCGCGGCTATAAAAACATCCTTACCGGCTCCGCTGCCCAGATCCAGCACCGTCATACCTTTCTTTATCTTAGAGAAAGCCACCGGGTTGCCGCAGGAAAGCCCCAACTCACCCTCAACCGACGGCGCGGCATTTCCGCCGCAGCATGAAGCTGATGAACAGCAGGAATCGGACTTGAACGGTTTCGCCGCCTTGGCCACCTTTCCATATGCATTCCGGACTAAAGAACGTGTTCTTTCATGCTTAATTTTCATATAACCTCCCTAAATGACTCCAAAAATATATTTAAGTCCCAAGTAAACGCCGCAGGCTATGAACACCCACGCGGTGGCGGGTTTAGCGTATTTTTCAAAACTGTTCGCCAAGCCCGTAACTGCTGAAACTTTCTTGAGGCTAAAATCTATAACTACCGCCAGGCCGATGACTGGCAGGGCTGTGCCCAAGCCGTAAAACAAAGGTAATGAGAACGGGGCGGAGTTTTTCGCCGCCAGCGGGATGATTACGCCGAAGTAGAGCGCAGCGGAGATGGGACAGAATGCCAGGGCAAAAACAAAGCCCATGAACAGGGAGGAAATCGCCCCCCCTTTGGCCTTGAATTTTGAGAGGTCAAATAGATTAAAGCCCTCGAAGCTACGCCCGAACATATCCAGCATATACATACCGGCCAGCACTAGTATCGGGGAGAGGACTTGATTACCGTATTTCTGCATGAAGAACGAGAACGACGGCGCACTCAGAAGGCTTTTAACAAGCAGGAAGCCGATAACAATGTATGCCAGCGCCCGCCCGAAGGCGTAAAGCCCGCTATGAGCAAGCACAGCAGTCCTCCCGGCCCCGGAATGTTTCGAGATATAAGTCAGCGCCGCTATGTTGGTGGCCAGCGGGCAGGGGCTCACTGACGTGATAACCCCCGTCCAAAGGGCTGTTGCGGTCGCCGCGCAGAATTCAACGCTCATTTTTCGTCCAAAAGCTTATGTGTTTCGTCGGTGATATAATTCAGGAAGCCCTCTTTATCGCCGAGCAGTTGCCAGACCTTCTCCAGTTTTCCCCATTTAAGCGCCTTCCCGTCGGAGAATTTCTGTACCACCACCGACTTGGAATTAAGGAAATATTCCTGCACGAAATGCGCGTTGGGCTCATCTTCAATGTTCAGGCCTTTAAATTCCACCTTCCAGCCTTTATAGTCGGAGCCAAAATTCTTTTCCACAGCTTCCCTGGTATAAGCCTCTATTTGTTTGCAGGAAGAACAACGGGTATTGGTATAGAAATAATAAACCACGGCTGTTTTTGCCTCCGCCACGACCTTAGCCTTGGGTTTTACAACCAAGCGGGTTTTCGGCTCTGGTTTTGCCGCCGGACGGGCCAGTTCCACAGCGGTGGACACGGTTTGAGCCGGCTCATTCGGAGCTTTAGCCGGAGCGGCGGCCATTTTGTAAATGGCAGCGCCTATACTAACGGCTACAAAGGCCATAAGCATGAATTTAAGTGCTTTGTTCGGACCCACGGGATTTTCAGATAAGTTCTTTTGCATGTTTAAATACCTTGTCTATATTGCGCTCGGTCATGACCGTCTTTCCTTTTTCAAAACCGCAGTCCGTCACTTTCAGATGCTTGAACTTTTTAACGCCGTGGGTCTCCAACGTCTTTCTAGCGCAACCCACCGGGCAGCCGTCCAGAGCGATTACCAAGTCAGCCCCGTTGGCAGAGGCTATAAAACCGCTTATATTGCCGCCTATTCCAGCCAGGCAGCTCAATTTCACGCAGGTCTCTTTTGAGAGTTTGCGGGCGGCCCTGTCCGCCATTTCACCGACATCCGCCGCCCCGGAACAGGGAAACACCAGCATGGTTTTGCCGCTACATGCGCATTGTTCAGCCATATTATTTGGCCTCCGAGATTATTTTTTTAAGATCCGCGGCGGGCGGCACCCTGCCAGCGAACTTCACTTCACTATTAACAGCCAGGGCGGGCGTCATCATCACCCCCATCTCCGTTATTCTGTCAATATCGTCTATCTTTTCCATCTCATATTCTATGCCCAGGTCTTTAGCCGCAGCTTCCGCCGCCGCATAGAGTTTATTGCACTTTGCGCAGCCCATGCCCAATATCTGTATTTTGACCATAATTAAGAACTCCTTATTTCATCACAAAATTGAACAAAAAACCGGTAAAAATAATACCCGCACCAACTATCCCGAAAAAAATAAAGAGCAGTTTAATCTTCATCACGCGCCGAAGTATAAGAAATTCAGGCAGTGACAAACCG
This is a stretch of genomic DNA from Elusimicrobiota bacterium. It encodes these proteins:
- a CDS encoding aromatic aminobenezylarsenical efflux permease ArsG family transporter, which translates into the protein MSVEFCAATATALWTGVITSVSPCPLATNIAALTYISKHSGAGRTAVLAHSGLYAFGRALAYIVIGFLLVKSLLSAPSFSFFMQKYGNQVLSPILVLAGMYMLDMFGRSFEGFNLFDLSKFKAKGGAISSLFMGFVFALAFCPISAALYFGVIIPLAAKNSAPFSLPLFYGLGTALPVIGLAVVIDFSLKKVSAVTGLANSFEKYAKPATAWVFIACGVYLGLKYIFGVI
- a CDS encoding nitrophenyl compound nitroreductase subunit ArsF family protein gives rise to the protein MQKNLSENPVGPNKALKFMLMAFVAVSIGAAIYKMAAAPAKAPNEPAQTVSTAVELARPAAKPEPKTRLVVKPKAKVVAEAKTAVVYYFYTNTRCSSCKQIEAYTREAVEKNFGSDYKGWKVEFKGLNIEDEPNAHFVQEYFLNSKSVVVQKFSDGKALKWGKLEKVWQLLGDKEGFLNYITDETHKLLDEK
- a CDS encoding putative zinc-binding protein — its product is MAEQCACSGKTMLVFPCSGAADVGEMADRAARKLSKETCVKLSCLAGIGGNISGFIASANGADLVIALDGCPVGCARKTLETHGVKKFKHLKVTDCGFEKGKTVMTERNIDKVFKHAKELI
- a CDS encoding thioredoxin family protein — protein: MVKIQILGMGCAKCNKLYAAAEAAAKDLGIEYEMEKIDDIDRITEMGVMMTPALAVNSEVKFAGRVPPAADLKKIISEAK